In Deltaproteobacteria bacterium, one DNA window encodes the following:
- a CDS encoding PqqD family protein — translation MEMYRPTARKTQLLVQDLPDEVLIYDVERNEVHCLNGTAARVWVLCDGQRTVSEIAQQLGSDFEPETAETLVWCAIDQFAEKHLLEEALDAPVLEHKPADMTRRQMVLRLGLAVALLPVVDSIISPPAALAASPGTTPTTPTTP, via the coding sequence ATGGAGATGTACCGACCAACGGCTCGAAAGACACAACTGCTCGTTCAGGACCTTCCGGATGAAGTGCTGATATATGACGTCGAGCGGAACGAGGTGCATTGCCTAAACGGCACTGCCGCGCGCGTCTGGGTGTTGTGCGACGGTCAGCGGACGGTTTCCGAGATCGCGCAACAGCTCGGCTCTGATTTCGAACCCGAAACCGCCGAGACGCTGGTGTGGTGCGCAATAGACCAGTTCGCCGAGAAGCATCTGCTCGAAGAAGCGCTGGACGCTCCAGTGTTGGAGCATAAACCCGCGGACATGACGCGGCGGCAGATGGTGCTGCGGCTCGGTCTGGCGGTCGCGCTGCTCCCCGTCGTCGACTCGATCATCTCGCCGCCGGCCGCGCTGGCCGCGTCGCCGGGAACCACGCCCACCACGCCGACGACCCCATAG
- a CDS encoding glycosyltransferase family 2 protein encodes MLKSFVVVIPSYNNAVWCPRNLDSVLNQDYPLFRVIYVDDASTDDTSRLVGEHLAARARADRVTFLQNEFRAGAAANIDRAVRSCDPSEIVVLVDGDDFLAHRQVLARLNAIYQDPDVWVTWGQFTRFPQGSEGFCAPIPSEIVSANAFRDYPFVASHLRTFYAGLYHRIRPVDVQDSDGRFFATAGDVAHMFTLMEMAGPRARFVAEVLYLYNRENPLNDDKVDRAAQHRTEMEIRGKARYGRVASLADPRTPREFYLGTGVGHSLFELTGQLPDVDQRRRPFRQMRAVLNRLGYTVRETQTLADIEDPHTIVVFDVRPGEIERLAAYSRDMLSLVLWKGPISAPLNFDAQYHQPFGRIYTWCNDLVDNVRYFKLHFPFLRPMIDAVVPFENRKLCTLIASHRHADHPDELYSEEREAARFFAEAEPDSFDLFGLGWHPIVDANYRGAVLRRVDRLRRYRFNFCYETVKGWSGFVTGKIFDSFEAGCVPVYWGAPDIADSIPSDCFIARNEFRSNAALHAFMRDMPAEVHQGYVDRIRVFLSSERAVRYSAEHLALTFVDLVAGRARPRAGGLSDRIGVDAVGAAT; translated from the coding sequence ATGCTCAAGTCCTTTGTGGTCGTCATACCGTCGTACAACAACGCGGTGTGGTGTCCGCGGAACCTCGATTCGGTTCTGAACCAGGACTATCCGCTGTTCCGTGTGATCTACGTGGACGATGCGTCGACGGACGACACGTCGCGTCTGGTCGGCGAGCACCTGGCCGCGCGCGCGCGGGCGGATCGCGTCACCTTCCTCCAAAATGAATTTCGGGCTGGGGCGGCCGCGAACATCGACCGCGCCGTGCGCTCCTGCGATCCGAGCGAGATCGTGGTCCTCGTCGACGGCGACGACTTTCTGGCTCACCGTCAGGTGCTGGCACGACTCAACGCGATATATCAAGACCCCGACGTGTGGGTGACGTGGGGACAGTTCACCCGGTTCCCGCAGGGCAGTGAGGGATTCTGCGCGCCGATTCCTTCGGAGATCGTCAGCGCCAATGCTTTCCGCGACTATCCGTTCGTCGCCTCCCATCTGCGCACGTTCTACGCGGGGCTGTACCACCGGATCCGCCCGGTCGACGTCCAGGACAGTGACGGGCGATTCTTTGCGACAGCCGGGGATGTGGCGCACATGTTCACATTGATGGAGATGGCCGGCCCGCGCGCGCGGTTCGTCGCCGAAGTGCTCTACCTGTACAACCGCGAGAATCCCCTGAACGACGACAAGGTGGATCGGGCGGCGCAGCATCGCACCGAGATGGAGATCCGCGGCAAGGCCCGGTACGGGCGAGTCGCCAGTCTGGCCGACCCACGCACACCGCGCGAGTTCTACCTCGGCACCGGCGTCGGCCACAGTCTCTTCGAGCTCACCGGCCAGCTACCCGATGTGGACCAGCGGCGTCGACCGTTTCGGCAGATGCGGGCGGTCCTCAATCGGCTCGGCTACACGGTGCGCGAGACCCAGACCTTGGCGGACATCGAGGACCCGCACACCATCGTCGTCTTCGATGTGCGCCCGGGGGAAATCGAACGGCTCGCGGCGTACTCGCGCGACATGCTCAGTCTCGTCCTTTGGAAGGGCCCGATTTCGGCACCGCTCAACTTCGACGCCCAGTATCACCAGCCATTCGGGCGGATCTACACGTGGTGCAACGATCTCGTTGACAACGTCCGCTATTTCAAACTCCACTTTCCGTTTCTCCGGCCAATGATCGACGCGGTGGTTCCCTTCGAGAACCGCAAACTCTGCACCCTCATCGCCTCGCACCGCCACGCCGATCACCCGGACGAGCTCTACAGCGAAGAACGCGAGGCCGCGCGGTTTTTCGCCGAGGCCGAACCGGATTCGTTCGACCTCTTCGGCTTGGGGTGGCATCCGATCGTCGACGCCAACTATCGCGGCGCCGTCCTCAGGAGGGTGGATCGCCTGCGGCGCTACCGGTTCAACTTCTGCTACGAGACGGTCAAGGGTTGGAGCGGATTTGTGACCGGGAAGATTTTCGACAGCTTCGAAGCGGGGTGCGTGCCGGTCTATTGGGGAGCGCCCGATATCGCCGATTCGATTCCGTCGGACTGCTTCATCGCGCGCAACGAGTTCCGCTCGAACGCCGCGCTGCACGCCTTCATGAGGGACATGCCCGCGGAGGTTCACCAAGGATACGTCGACCGGATCCGCGTGTTCTTGTCGTCTGAGCGCGCGGTTCGTTATTCGGCGGAACACCTGGCCCTGACGTTCGTCGACCTCGTCGCGGGCCGCGCGCGGCCGCGCGCCGGCGGTTTGTCCGACCGCATTGGTGTCGACGCGGTGGGAGCCGCGACGTGA